The DNA sequence CGAGACCGCATCCACGCAACCGGCCTTCTCCACCGACCCGGGCGCGGGCCCCTCGACCGCCCGCGCGCTCGCCCGCACTGCCGCCATGGAGTGGACCAAGCTCGCCTCGCTGCGCACCACGTGGTGGTGTCTGGGGCTGGGCGCGGCCGCCATGGTCGCGTTCGCCCTGATCATGGGGCTCTCCATGGCGGACCGGTTCGCCGAGGACCCTGTCGCGGCCGGCGAGTTCTCCTACGCGCAGCTGTCCTCGCAGGGCGTGTACTACCTGGTGCAGTTCGCCGTGCTCACGCTGTCGGCGCTGGCGGCCACCAACGAGTACGGTACTCGCGCGATAACCGGCACCCTGCTGACCGTCCCGCGGCGCGGCATGGTGCTGGCCGCGCGCACCGCCGTCACCGCCGGCTTCGCCTTCGCAACGGGCGCGGGGGCGACGGTGCTGGGGATGGCGGTGCTGTGGAGCGTCGTCGGCTCGTACGCGCCGCTGGACGTCGGTTTCGCGGCGCCGACCGTGCTCGGCGCGGGCCTGTGCATGGCGCTGTTCGCCGTGCTGTTCACGGGCCTGGGTACGGCGCTGCGCGGCACCGCGAGCACCATCGGCGCCGGCTTCCTGCTGCTGATCGGCGTTCCGCTGGTGCTGCAGCTGAGCGGGCTGCAGGCACTGAACGACGCCGCCGCCTACCTGCCCGGTACGGCCGGCATCGAGTTCTACGCTTTCGATGACGCCGGGTTCTACACCGCTCCGCACGGCGGTCCGGTGAACGTGGTGACCGTCCTCGGGTGGGCGGTGGCCGCGCAGCTCGTCGGCTACACCGAGCTGAGCGTCCGCGACGCCTGAGCGGAGATCCGCCGTATCCGCGGGCGGCCTCCGGCCCGGTGCCGGGGGCCGCCCGCACGTGTCAGCCCACGAACTCCACCGCGGGGTACTCGGCGGACGGCCCGTCGAGCAGCGGTGCCCCCTCGCCGCGCAGGTGGCGATCGAAGAAGGCGGTGATGTAGGCGCGCTGCGCGGCGACGCTCCGCTGCGGGTCGACGGTGCCCACCGAACCGGTCACCGCGTCCTCCCACTTCCGGCCGTTCAGCTCCAGTCGCCGGCCGACCTGCGGCAGGATCCACTGCGAGTCGGTGAAGCTCATGTGTTCGGCATCGGGTAGGTACAGCTCCGTGAACGGGCCGGTGGAGGCCCGGCGGAACATGCGCCAGTCCGGTGCGTGCCCGCTGGTGTGCGGGTCGGCGCTGCCGCCGATCACACCGCCTCCCATGAGCAGGAACGGGCGGTCGACGCCCTCGACGGTGGATTCCGCCCACTCCTCCTCGCCGACGTGGTAGGCGATGGTCCCGTCGAGGTCGGCTCCGGCGTCGATCCGGTCGTCGGCGAGTACCGCCTCGGCGACCGTGAGGCCGCCCAGGGAATGGCCGTACATGCCCACGGCCGAGAGGTCGAGTGCTCCGCTCAGGCCGCGGGGCAGCGCCCGGCCGGCGGCGTCGGGGTTGCGGCCTTCGGCGATGTCCTCAAGGGCGTCCAGCACGAAGCGGGTGTCGGCGACCCGCACCCCGACCGCTGTCCGCAGCGCTTCCGCGCCGCTGCCCGGAGCGGCGTCGCGGACGATGCGCCCGCCGGGCAACTCCACCGCGGAGGTCTCGTAGGGGTGGTCCATGGCGACCGCTGCGTAACCGCTGCTCGCCAACTCCTCCAGCTGGGCCGTCGCCTGGTGGCGCGACTGCCGGAACCCGTGCGAGTACAGCACCACCGGCAGCTTCCCGGCGCCGGGGGCTGCATCGGCCCGGGCGAACGCGTCGGTGTCGGACCCGGCGAAGTCGACGGCGTCGCGGGGCAGACCGAGCTGCTCCACCTGCCCCGCCATCACCTCGGCGACGGCGTCGGGCATGTACGGGGCCCGCTCGCCCGAGGTGTCTTCGGCCGGATACCAGACCGACACGGGAACGTCCCTCTTCTCGGCTCCCTCGACCCAGGGGTGCCCGCGGCTCTCGTCGACGAGATGCAGGTCGGCACGGCCGACGGAGTAGGGGCCGGTGGGCTCGGGCGGATGCAGCCGGATCGGGTCGGGATCGGCGACGGCGGCCACGGCTGCGGGGACCGCGCAGCATACGGCGACGACGGCGGCTGCCGCGGGGTAGGCGGCCGCGCGGCGGCGCGCCGGTGAGAATCCGTGCTTACGTGCAGACATGCCCGGCATCATCGCCGCGAGCCGCCGGTCCGCGCATGAACCGGAGGTCGGCCGGATGTTACCCCTTTGGGCATAGGCAGGGGCCGCCGGTCGTCGTCTCACCCCGCGGAGAGGGGGTCCGGGCCGGCTGCGCAACGACCGCCCCCGGGGGCCCCGGGGGCGGGGTACCGCGGCTCAGCCGGACGAGCGGAACGGGTCTTCGGCGACCAGGCCCGCCTCGTAGGCGAGGATCGCCGCCTGGACACGATTGCGCACGTCCAACCGGGTCAGGATGGAGCCGACATGGACCTTTACGGTCCCGGGCACGATGCCCAGCCTCCGGGCGATCTCGTCGTTGGGCAGACCCTCGCCGATGAGTCCGAGGACGCCGCGTTCGCGCGCCGACAGCCGCTCGATCCGCTCGCGGGCGGCCGCGCCGCGCGACATGCGTCCGCCCGTTCCTGTCGCGCCGAGTTCGGTGATCAGCCGGTGGGCGATCTCCGGCGACAGGTAGGCGCCGCCCTTTGCGACGGCGTGCAGCCCGGAGACCAGCTCGCGCGGGTCGCCGGTCTTGAGCACGAAGCCGCCGGCGCCGCCGCTGAGCGCACGGGCGATGTAGGCGTCTTCGGAGAAGGTCGTCAGGATGACCACGGCGGTGCCGGGGAATCGGCGGGTGATGGTCTCGGTGGCTTCCAAGCCGCCGGTGCCGGGCATCTGCACGTCGAGCAGGGCGATGTCGGGGCGGTGCTCGCCGACCAGCTCGACGGCCGCGGCTCCGTCGGCGGCCTCGCCCATCACCTCGATGCCGGGGTCGGCCGAAAGGATCGCGCGCATACCCGCCCGCACCATCGTCTCGTCGTCGGCCAGCACGACGCGGATCACCGACACGCTTGCGCACCCCCGAGCCGCTCTGTTTCCCGGCGACGCACGCAGCCTATCGCCGATCGAGCGGCGCACGGCGCCGTCCCGGTTCTCCAGCGGTGCAGAGCGCGAAGGCGATGCGGCCACCCTTCCTTGACATGCAAGCAAGGACTTGCATATACCTGGACATGTGGACGCAGAATCCGGATTGTTCAAAGCTCTCGGCGACGCGACGCGACGAACCATCCTGGACGAACTGGCCGACAAGGACGGTCAGACGCTGTTCGAGATCTGCGGCCGACTGACCATGAAGCACGGCCTGGCCTCATCGCGCCAGGCGATCTCACAGCACCTCGCCGTGCTCGAACAAGCCGGCCTGGTACACACCCGGCGGCAGGGCCGCTGCAAGTTCCACCACCTCGACACGGGCCCGCTGCGCTCGATCATCGAGCGGTGGCCCATCGACAGCATCCAGGAGGGACCGAACCCGTGATCCGCATCAGCATCACCAGCGTGTACGTCGACGACCAGGCCAAGGCGCTCGCCTTCTACACCGAGAAGCTCGGCTTCACCAAGAAGACCGACCTGCCTGCCGGCGAGTTCCGTTGGCTCACCGTGGTCTCCCCCGCCGACCCGGACGGCGTGGAACTGCTGCTGGAGCCGGACGAACACCCGGCGGCGGGCCGGTTCAAGGAGGCCCTGGTCGCCGACGGCATCCCGTTCACCCAGTTCACGGTGGACGACGTGTCCGCCGAGGTCGAGCGTCTCAAGGGGCTGGGTGTCGAGTTCACCCAGGACGCGACCGACATGGGGCCGGTGGTAACCGCCGTCCTCGACGACACCTGCGGCAACCTGATCCAGCTCGCCGCCATGAAGTAGCCGCTCATCTTGTCGACAGCATCGACCGGACCGATCCACCGGCCGGGGCACGCCCGGCGGCAAGCGGTGCCTGCTCCGCGACGGGAACCGCCCTTCGGGTCGGCCACGCTCATCCGCGTGCGATGCGGTCCTTGGCGGCAAGGCGGTCGTCGGCGAAGCACAGGCGGTAGACCGGCGGCAGCCCGTTCTCCCATTCGACCAGGTAGTAGCGGCAGGTCGCGCCGGACGGGACCGGAGGCGGGTCGACCAGCTCGTCGGCCGGGTAGTCGAAGCGCGGCAGCATGCGCTCGACGGCGGCCCGCTCCTGGCCGATGCTCAGCCGCGCGTAGTCCTGCGGCGGCAGCACCGAGTTCGTCCCGAGGTACCAGAGCACCCCGAACCCGGCGACGGCGACCAACGCCACCAGGGCCGCCGGCACGGCCAGTGCCGCCGCCAGTCGCCGCCGGGCGCCGCGGCGCGCGCCGTGCAGCCGCCGGGCCGTCTCCGTTCCGGCCGGAGCCGGATCGGCCGGTGCGTCCGCGGTGTCGGGGATGCGGGCACTCACCCCGAAACCGCGCCGGCGGCCGGAGCCGCCGACCGCGCCGCCGGGCCCGCCGCCCTCGGCCTCGGTACTCCCACCGGCGTTGAAGTCTCCGCCCATACCCTCGACGAGGGTGCGCAGACCGGCCAGGCCCGACCCGCCCTCCGCCGCCTGTGGTGTCTTCGGCGACCCCGGGGAGCTTGCCGTAGCGCCGGTGTCGGAAACCAGCACGGTCGTCGAACCGCCCGAATCGCCGTCTTCGCGGACCATTCGGACGGTCACGGCGGCGCCCGGGGCGTGCCGGGCCGCGTTGGTCAGTGCCTCGCGGACGACGCGGTGGGCGGCGCGGCCGGCCGGGGATGCCGGGTCGGTGTCGGGGCCCTCGCGGATCAGGTGCGCGCTCAAGCCGGCGCGCACCGCGCGGTCGACGAGGACGGAGACATCCTCGACAGTTTCGCCGGACGTGGGCATGCCGGACATGCCGTGCTCGCCGGGTCGCTGAGCACCCTCGGGCTCCGAGTGCTCCGCGTTCTCGCGCAATACCCCGATGATCTCGCGCAGCCGCAGATTGGCCCCGTGCGCGGCCGCGCGGAGCTCCGTGGCGGCCCCGCGCGCTCCGTCGCCTTCGGGCGCCATCTCCAGCGCAGCGGCGCGTACCGCGATCAACGCCAGCTCGTGGCCCAGCGAGTCGTGCATCTCGGTTGCGATGCGGGAGCGCTCGCGCAGCCGCGCGCGTTCGGCGTCGAGGTCGCGGGCGCGTTCCATGCGGTCGGCGATCTCCCAGCCGGCGGTGCGCAGCTCGGCGTGGCGGCGCCAGTAGCGGCCCATCAACCAGGGGGCGATCACGATGGCGACGAGCACCGCGACCGCGCCCGCCCAGTCGATGATCCCGGTCAGAGTCTCCCGCGCGTCGCCGAGGCGCGCCGAGGCGAGGGCGTAGGCCGCCAAGGCGGCCAGCGCCGCGGTGGAGACCATCGCGACGACGGGGACCGAGCGCTCCGACCGGCGCCCGGCCGAGAACGCGAGGACGGCACACGGCACCAGATAGGCCGTGACGAACGAGGTGGCCGGTGTAAGCGCGATCGCGACCGCCTGGGTGAGCAGCGCTCCCAGGACGATCCCGAGCGCGGTGAAGGGGCGCGGCCCGCGCAGCACGAAGGCCACCGCGAGCAGCGCCGCGACCACCGCGACTTCGGGGACCGGAGCGGCCCGCACGTCCCCCGCCTCGACGCTGATCAGCCCGGTGCAGCCGCCCCACAGCACGATGCCGACCACCACCCCTGCGCGGCCGGGCACAGCCGTCCGGGACAGCCATCCGTTTCGCATACCCGCAAGCGTAGGTGCGCTGCTACGAGGCACGCCTGCCCCACTGCTGCACCGCTGTGCACCGCAGGGTCCCGCAGTTGCAGACAAGGCGAGACCACGGCCCCGGCGGGTTCGGCCCGCGGTCTCCGGGTCAGTTGCCCGCCGGTAGCGGCCGACGGGGGCGACTCGGTCCGCTGTCCAGGAGCACCTCGTTGAAGTGGTGCGCACCCCGAGAGATCGGGTGCTACCGCCTCCGGCTCCCGACCGGAATCCGCACGGCCGTCCTCAAGCCGGGCCCCGAGCACCGCCGCCTGCGGGCAGGGCTCACCATGGGGGCGGGTGCGACGGCGAGCGGGGAGGAGGGCGGATTGTCCGATGGAACGGGGCGCCGCCGCGCGCGAAGATCCGCGCTGGGGCAGAAGGCCGTGTGGGCGGCGGCCGTGCTCGGTTGCGGGGCGGCCGCGGTGCTCGCCGTCCTCGCTCCGCGGCCGCCGGTCCTGTGGTGGTGCGCTGCCGCGGTGCTGCTGACCGTGCTGCCGCTGCTGGTTCCCGTGCGGATGCGCCCGCTCACCGCCGGCGCCGCGGCGGTGGTGCTGCTCGCCGGTATCGGCCTCGCGCTGCTCTCCATCGGGCCCTACTTCCTGCCCGCCCTGGCGGCCCTGGCCGTCGGCGCCATCGCCGACGCCACCGCCCGGCGCCGCTGAACCGCCCGGCTCAAGCGTCGCGGCGCCGCAGCACCGCCACCGCCGCCCCCAGCGGCAGCAGGACGTAGGCCGCCATGAGCGCCAGCGCGGCCGCCGGCGGCAGGAGCCCTTCGAAGGCCGGCCCGGGGTAGGTGTCACCGAGCCACTGGTAGGGGAGGTTGCCGGGCATCGGGGCTGGTCGCACCCGCCGCGGGGGGCTGAGGGCCGCCCCGCGGCACCCGTCCTTCGGCGGTGCTCGGGCACCGCTCCCCCTGTCGAAAGTCGGTGTCGGCCGCTGCCGTTCGCGCACTGCGGCTTGCCGGGGCGACTCCGTAGTGTCGTCGGCGTCAACACAGCGAGGAGAACGAGGAGAGCGCCACCGTGATAAGCCTGCGGGACCTGACGAAACGCTACGGGGGCAAGGTGGTCGTCGACCGGCTCTCGGTTGACCTGGCGCCCGGCAAGGTGACCGGGTTCCTCGGCCCGAACGGAGCCGGCAAGTCGACCACGATGCGGATGGTGATGGGCCTGGACCACCCTTCGGCCGGCCAGGCGCTCATCGACGGCAAGCACTACGCGGAGCTGCGCCACCCCATGCGCCGGATCGGCGCGCTGCTGGACGCCAAGGCGGTGCACCCCGGCCGCACCGCCCGCAACCACCTCACAGCGATGGCGCGCAGCAACGGGCTGCCGCTGCGCCGCGTCGACGAGGTGCTGGAGACGGTGGGCCTGACCGAGGTCGCCAACCGCCGGGCCGGCAAGTTCTCGCTGGGCATGGGCCAGCGGCTGGGCATCGCCGGGGCGCTGCTGGGAGACCCGGAGATCCTCATGTTCGACGAGCCGGTCAACGGCCTCGACCCCGACGGTGTGCGCTGGGTCCGCGGGCTGATGCGCTCGCTGGCGGCGGAGGGCCGTACGATCTTCGTCTCCAGCCATCTGATGAGCGAGATGCAGACGACCGCCGACCAGCTCGTGGTCATCGGCAAGGGCAAGCTCATCGCCGACGCCCCCATCTCCGAGGTCATCGAACGCAGCTCGCTCACGGCGGTGCGGGTGCGCACGCCTTCGCCCGAGGAGCTGGAGAAGCAGCTGCTGGTGGCGGGTATGCGGGTGGAGAACCGCGGCAGTGACGAGCTGATCGTGCACGGCGGGACGCTGGACGCGATCGGCGGCGTGGCCCACCAGACGGGCGTGCGGCTGAACGAGCTCAGTCCGCGCTCCGCCTCGCTGGAGCAGGCGTACATGGAGCTGACGGCCTCCAGCGTGGAGTTCGGGGCGCCCTCGGCTCCGGCGGCCGACGGCGCGCAGAGCGGACATGCGGACGGCCTCGACGAGAAGGAGCGGGTGTGACCATGGCGGCGACGGCACAGGAGGGACAGGTGCGGCGGAGCGCGCCGCAGCAGGAGAGCGGCGGCGGGCTGCCCGGCGCCGTGGCGGCGGAGTGGAGCAAGCTGTGGGGGCTGCGCTCCACCTGGCTGTGCCTGGCGGTGGCGGTGGCGGCCACCGGCGGCACCGCGCTGCTGGGGGCGCTGGCCATGGAGGCCAGCGACACCGTCGGCGACCGGGTGCAGGCCAACGGGCTGGTCTCCATGTCGATCATGCTCTCGCAGTTCGCGATGGTCGCCGTCGCCTCGCTGATCGTCACCGGCGAGTACGCGACCGGAGCGATGCGCACGACGCTGACGACGGTACCGCGGCGCGGCCGCATGCTGCTGGCCAAGACCGCGGTGCTGGGCGTCGTGTCGTTCGTGACCGGATGCCTGGCCGGGGCGTCGACGATGGCTGCGGGCGTGGCCGTCTTCGGCGACGCGATGGTCTTCGAGACCGCGCCCGTTGTGCACGCGGTCGTGGGCACCGGCGGCTACATGGCGGGGGTCTCCCTGTTCACCATGGGCCTGGGTGTGCTGACCCGCAGCACCGCGGGCGCGATCACCGCAGCGATCGGCGTGCTGATGGCGCTCCCGACGATCAGCACGATGATCGGCAACGAGACCGTCAGCGCGGTCGTCGACCGCATGCCCGCGACCGCCGGGCTGCCGCTGATGACCGGGATAGAGGACCCGTACGGCTGGGGTGTGGGCACGCTGTGGCTGGCGGGCTGGGCGCTGCTCGCTCTCGCGGCCGGCTGGGCGCTGCTGGCCCGGCGCGACGCCTGAGCCTCCCGAGCCGCCCGGATCCGCGGCGGCCCGCCCGGGACGGTGCGGGCCGCCGCGTTTCGTGGCGGGCCGTGCGGTGGCGGGGCTCCGGCGGCAACCCGCCCCTGAACCGACCGGAGAGTCCCCGCCCGTCCGTCCGGAAGGCAATGCCTACCCTTCAGCCTCCACCAGGCCCGCCTCGTAGGCGAGGATCGCCGCCTGGACGCGGTTGCGCAGGCCCAGGCGGTTCAGGATGGCGCTCACGTAGCTCTTGACCGTGCCTTCCACCAGGTACAGGCGGCCGGCGATCTCGGCGTTGGACAGCCCGGCTCCCACCAGCGCCAGCACGTCCTGCTCCCGCGCCGTCAGCTCGGCGGTGCGGGCGCGTGCCTCGGCGCCGCGGCTCATCCGGCCGCCGCTGAGCTCGTCGATGACGTGGCGGGCCACCCGCGGCGCGAGGTAGGCGGCGCCGTCGGCCACCGCGCGCACGCCCGCCACCAGCTCGCGCGGGTCGCCCGCCTTGAGCAGGAACCCCGCCGCGCCCTCGCTGAGCGCACGGGAGATGTAGGCGTCCTCGTCGAAGGTCGTCAGGATCACCACGGCGGTGTCGGGGACCTCCCGGCGGATCTCCGCGGCCGCGCTGAGCCCGTCGAGCCGGGGCATGCGGATGTCCAGCAGGGCGACATCGGGGCGGTGGGAGCGCGTCGTCTCGACGGCTTCGCGGCCGTCGGCCGCCTCGGCGACGACCTCGATGTGCTCGTCGGTCTCCAGGATCGCCCGCACTCCCGCGCGGATCATCGCCTCGTCGTCGGCCAGCAGCACCCGGATCATCGGGGCCAGTCCTTTCTTACGCCGTTGTGCCGATGCCCGTCGCCGCGGACGCCGGCCGGTTCTGGTCGGCTGCGCCGCCGCGCCGACGGGGCCGGGCCGGTCGGGGCCGCTCAGGGGTCGGCGTCGGGGTAGGGCCCCAACTCGGGCAGGGAGTCCTTCGCCACCAGTTCGCCGCCGCCGAAGCACAGCCGGTAGACGCTGTACTCACCGCCGGGGAACCCGTGGTAGGACCGGTAGTAGCGGCAGTCGTACCGGCCGGCGGCGGCGCTGTCGTCGCGTTCCGCCGCCGGATCGTACTGCTGCCAGGGCAGCTCGGGCTCCACCTGCGCCAGGGGGGCGCCCAACCGCAGCCCGGCGTATTTGTCGGGTTCCAGAGTCGCCGAGTTCAGGCGCAGGTACGTGCCGCCCGCGGCGAACCCGGCCCCGCATATCAGCAGCACCACGGCGGCCGCGGCCATCTGCAGGGTGCGGCGGCGCAGGCCCCGCTGGGCGGCGCGCATCTGCTCGTCGGCCGCGAAGGACTCCGCTTCGCCTGCTGGGTCGGCGGCGTCCGCGCCCGCGGGGCCGCCCGCGGCCGTGAACCGCGCGACGACGGTGAAGCCGCCGCCGCGCGCGCCCGCCTCCAGGGATCCGCCGGACAGCCGGACGCGTTCGCCCAGCCCGACGAGGCCGCGCCCGCCGCGCGCCGACTCCGCCGACTCCGCCGGCTGCGCGGCCGCCGCGGGCGGGGCGTTGTTGGCGACCGTGACGACCGTCTCATCGGCCGCGCGTTCCAGGACCACCCGCACCGGCGCCCCCGGCGCGTGCTTGGTGGCGTTGGTGATCCCTTCCTGCACGACCCGGTGGGCCGCCCGGTCGACCATGGGGGCGACGGCCTCCCAGTCGCCGCTGCGCTCCAGCACCACTTCGACGCCGGAGCGGCGCGCGCGGTCGACGACCTCGGCGATCTCCTCCCCGGCGGGTGCGGTGGGCGCCGTCGGCGCGTCCTCGCCGGACTCCCGCAGGACGCCGACGATCTCCCGCAGCCGCTCGGTGGCCGTGGTCGCGCTTTCCCGCAGCTCGCCCGCCGCGTTGCGGTGCCGATCGGCCAGGTCGGGAGCCAATTCCAGCGCGCCCGCCCGCAGTGCGATGAGGCTCAACTCGTGTCCGAGGGAATCGTGCATGTCCTGAGCGATGCGGGAGCGCTCGCGCAGCCGCGCCTGGTCGGCTGCGATGCGCTGCTCGCGTTCCAGGTTGCGGGCGCGCTCCCAGCCCGCGTCGTCGAGGTTCTTGCGCTGGCGCCGGTAGCTGCCGACCATCCACGGCAGCACGATCGCGAAGACGTAGGTGATCAGCATGCCCGGAACGTCGAGCAGCACCTGCGGATCGGCCGCCACCCGCACGGCGAGCGCCGCAGCCGCGACGCCGCAGGCCGCGCCCGCAAGCCACACGCGTGGATCGCGCAACCCGAGCAGGTAGCACAGCACCCACACGGCCGGCAGGAAACTCGGAGCCACCGACTCCGACAGCACGAGCACCAGCAGCGCACCCGCGATCGGGAAGGGACGGCTCACCGCGATCGCGGTGGCGAGCACGGCCGAACCGATGACCGCCTCGGCGGGCGTGGCCAGCGAAGGGGCCTGCACCCCCGAGGAGCGTGCGGTGAGCTCCAGTGCCACCGGCAGGCACAGCGCGGCCCACAGCAGCAGGTCCAGCGCGACGGAGCGCAGCGTGGGACGGCCTGCCAGCGGCCGCACCACCTCGCGTCCCGCCCGTATCGCGGCCGCACCCAGCTGTCTCATCGTGCCGACGCTATCGTCCGCCCGTACTGCACCGGCACTGCCGAAAGTGGTGGGCCGGCCCACCCTGCCGACCGGAGTGCGCGGCGCGCCGCACCGCGGTTCACAGCAGCGGGCGCAGCGGCACCAGCAGCATTTCGCACAGCTTGGCGACGAGCGGGCGCCCGGACCACTCCTCCAGGGTCAGCAGCCGGGTGTTGGTGGAGTCCTTCGCGAACACACGCTCCAGGTGGGCGGCCATGTCGTCGTCGAAGACCTCCACGTTGATCTCGTAGTTGCCGGTGAGGCTGATTCGGTCGACGTTGGCCGTGCCGATGGTCGACCAGCGGCCGTCGATGGTCGCGGTCTTGGCGTGCACCATGGCGTTCTGGAACAGGCACAGCTTCACGCCGCCGCGCAGCAGCTCGCCGTAGAAGCCGCGGGAGAGCCAGTCGGCGACGACGTGGTTGGAGTGCTCCGGCATCAGGATGCGCACGTCCACACCGCGCTGGGCGGCGCTGATCAGGGCGCGCAGGATCTCCCCGTCGGGGATGAAGTACGCCTGGGTGATGTAGACGTGCGAGCGGGCGCGGTCGATGGCCTCCAGGTACATCCCGCGAATGGGATAGATCAGCTGCTCGGGCACGTTGCGGTAGGCGCGGATGGCCGGCGCCCACTCCGGGGTGCCGGTGTCGGGGATGCGCGGCTGGTCCTCGCCCGCCAGCATGTTCCAGAAGTCGCGGAACGCGTTCTCCAGTTCCCAGGCCGAGGGCCCGGCGACCCGCAGGTGGGTGTCGCGCCACTTGGTGGCGTACTCCGATCCGACGTTGTAGCCCCCGACGAAGGCCACCTCGCCGTCCGCGGTGAGGATCTTGCGGTGGTCGCGGCCGCCCTTGCGCAGGTCCAGCAGCAGCAGGCCGGGCCGCAGCAGCGGGTAGGCCAGCACGTGGATGCCCGGCGGGAAGCGGAAGAAGCTGCTCGGCACCACGAGGTTGGCGAAGGAGTCGTAGACCACGTAGACCTCGACGCCGCGGTCGGCGGCCTCGATCAGCGCGCGTTTGAACCGGCGCCCGGTGGCGTCGTTCTTGATGATGAACGACGCGAACATGATCCGGTGGCGCGCCCCGCGGATGGCCTCCAGCATGTCGCGGTAGAGGTCTTCGCCGTAGGTGTAGGTGGTGAGCTCGTTCGCGCCCACGGGGACCGCCTTGGGCGGGGTGCGGGGGAACCCGGAGCGCAGCGGCCGTACGCGCTTGCGCCACTGGTCGACGCCGATGAGGCCGAGTACCACTGCGAGCTGGGCGGCGAGGAACCCGAGGAGCGCGCGCGTGAGCACGGTGGTCACCGGGATGCTTTTTCTCGGCATCGTGCTGCCTCCCGTCCGGACTCTGCCTGGTCGGCGCCGTCGGCGCGCCCTTCTCGGGAGCACCGGCGACCGCCCCGGGCGGCGGTGTCGAACGACGCATTACCGACTATTAACCGTACCCTGCCACCCGCGACCCGGCCGGTCAGGCGCGGCGCCGCCCGTGCGATCGCGCCGATCCGGCGGTCGTTCGGCGTTGCGCCGTGTCCGGTGCGCGCGGCCGCCGGACCATGGTGGCGGGTGTGCCCGGACGCGGCGCGCCTGCCGGAGCCCGGCCGACGCCGTAGAAGGGAGACGCCGTGCGCGCGGTGCAGTACATCAGGGTCGGAGAGGCCCCACGTGTGGTCGACGTCGAGGTGCCCGAGCCCGGACCCGGCCAGCTGCTGCTGAAGGTCACCGCCGCCGGCGTATGCCACTCCGACCTGGCGGTGATGAGCTGGCCGGCCGATCGGATGCCCTTCGAACTGCCCATGACGCTGGGCCATGAGGGCGCCGGACAGGTGGCGGCAGTGGGCGCCGGTGTCTCTCGGGTGGCGGTCGGCGATTCGGTGCTGGTCTACGGCCCGTGGGGCTGCGGGGTGTGCCGCGTGTGCGCGCAGGGCCGGGAGAACTACTGCCCGCACGCCGAGCAGTTGGGTATCTTCCCGCCCGGTCTGGGCGCCCCCGGCGCGCTGGCCGAGTACGTGCTGATCGACTCCGAGCGGCACGTCGTGCCC is a window from the Streptomonospora litoralis genome containing:
- a CDS encoding VOC family protein, which encodes MRISITSVYVDDQAKALAFYTEKLGFTKKTDLPAGEFRWLTVVSPADPDGVELLLEPDEHPAAGRFKEALVADGIPFTQFTVDDVSAEVERLKGLGVEFTQDATDMGPVVTAVLDDTCGNLIQLAAMK
- a CDS encoding ABC transporter permease — encoded protein: MAATAQEGQVRRSAPQQESGGGLPGAVAAEWSKLWGLRSTWLCLAVAVAATGGTALLGALAMEASDTVGDRVQANGLVSMSIMLSQFAMVAVASLIVTGEYATGAMRTTLTTVPRRGRMLLAKTAVLGVVSFVTGCLAGASTMAAGVAVFGDAMVFETAPVVHAVVGTGGYMAGVSLFTMGLGVLTRSTAGAITAAIGVLMALPTISTMIGNETVSAVVDRMPATAGLPLMTGIEDPYGWGVGTLWLAGWALLALAAGWALLARRDA
- a CDS encoding alpha/beta hydrolase family protein, whose product is MSARKHGFSPARRRAAAYPAAAAVVAVCCAVPAAVAAVADPDPIRLHPPEPTGPYSVGRADLHLVDESRGHPWVEGAEKRDVPVSVWYPAEDTSGERAPYMPDAVAEVMAGQVEQLGLPRDAVDFAGSDTDAFARADAAPGAGKLPVVLYSHGFRQSRHQATAQLEELASSGYAAVAMDHPYETSAVELPGGRIVRDAAPGSGAEALRTAVGVRVADTRFVLDALEDIAEGRNPDAAGRALPRGLSGALDLSAVGMYGHSLGGLTVAEAVLADDRIDAGADLDGTIAYHVGEEEWAESTVEGVDRPFLLMGGGVIGGSADPHTSGHAPDWRMFRRASTGPFTELYLPDAEHMSFTDSQWILPQVGRRLELNGRKWEDAVTGSVGTVDPQRSVAAQRAYITAFFDRHLRGEGAPLLDGPSAEYPAVEFVG
- a CDS encoding sensor histidine kinase; translation: MRNGWLSRTAVPGRAGVVVGIVLWGGCTGLISVEAGDVRAAPVPEVAVVAALLAVAFVLRGPRPFTALGIVLGALLTQAVAIALTPATSFVTAYLVPCAVLAFSAGRRSERSVPVVAMVSTAALAALAAYALASARLGDARETLTGIIDWAGAVAVLVAIVIAPWLMGRYWRRHAELRTAGWEIADRMERARDLDAERARLRERSRIATEMHDSLGHELALIAVRAAALEMAPEGDGARGAATELRAAAHGANLRLREIIGVLRENAEHSEPEGAQRPGEHGMSGMPTSGETVEDVSVLVDRAVRAGLSAHLIREGPDTDPASPAGRAAHRVVREALTNAARHAPGAAVTVRMVREDGDSGGSTTVLVSDTGATASSPGSPKTPQAAEGGSGLAGLRTLVEGMGGDFNAGGSTEAEGGGPGGAVGGSGRRRGFGVSARIPDTADAPADPAPAGTETARRLHGARRGARRRLAAALAVPAALVALVAVAGFGVLWYLGTNSVLPPQDYARLSIGQERAAVERMLPRFDYPADELVDPPPVPSGATCRYYLVEWENGLPPVYRLCFADDRLAAKDRIARG
- a CDS encoding ABC transporter permease; translation: MTTETASTQPAFSTDPGAGPSTARALARTAAMEWTKLASLRTTWWCLGLGAAAMVAFALIMGLSMADRFAEDPVAAGEFSYAQLSSQGVYYLVQFAVLTLSALAATNEYGTRAITGTLLTVPRRGMVLAARTAVTAGFAFATGAGATVLGMAVLWSVVGSYAPLDVGFAAPTVLGAGLCMALFAVLFTGLGTALRGTASTIGAGFLLLIGVPLVLQLSGLQALNDAAAYLPGTAGIEFYAFDDAGFYTAPHGGPVNVVTVLGWAVAAQLVGYTELSVRDA
- a CDS encoding ABC transporter ATP-binding protein; translation: MISLRDLTKRYGGKVVVDRLSVDLAPGKVTGFLGPNGAGKSTTMRMVMGLDHPSAGQALIDGKHYAELRHPMRRIGALLDAKAVHPGRTARNHLTAMARSNGLPLRRVDEVLETVGLTEVANRRAGKFSLGMGQRLGIAGALLGDPEILMFDEPVNGLDPDGVRWVRGLMRSLAAEGRTIFVSSHLMSEMQTTADQLVVIGKGKLIADAPISEVIERSSLTAVRVRTPSPEELEKQLLVAGMRVENRGSDELIVHGGTLDAIGGVAHQTGVRLNELSPRSASLEQAYMELTASSVEFGAPSAPAADGAQSGHADGLDEKERV
- a CDS encoding response regulator, with amino-acid sequence MIRVVLADDETMVRAGMRAILSADPGIEVMGEAADGAAAVELVGEHRPDIALLDVQMPGTGGLEATETITRRFPGTAVVILTTFSEDAYIARALSGGAGGFVLKTGDPRELVSGLHAVAKGGAYLSPEIAHRLITELGATGTGGRMSRGAAARERIERLSARERGVLGLIGEGLPNDEIARRLGIVPGTVKVHVGSILTRLDVRNRVQAAILAYEAGLVAEDPFRSSG
- a CDS encoding ArsR/SmtB family transcription factor; the encoded protein is MDAESGLFKALGDATRRTILDELADKDGQTLFEICGRLTMKHGLASSRQAISQHLAVLEQAGLVHTRRQGRCKFHHLDTGPLRSIIERWPIDSIQEGPNP